ACCTTTCGTTGATTATGGGGAAGCTTATCTTCCCCATTGTTTTTTGGTTTTGGCTCCGTAGGAGCCCCTGATACAGACGGTTTACGATGAATAATAAAATTGCTGATGTTATTTATTTCAACGGTTATATCTATACCGCAGACAGTCAAAATAGTGTTGTCGACGCTATTGCCTTGAAAGAAGGTTATATTCTTGCAACAGGGACTTCAGATGAATTACATCAATATGTTGGCCCAGAAACCGAGAGCATCGACCTTGAAGGCAGAATGATGATGCCAGGGATCATCGATGGACATATGCACCCGTTTTGGGGCGGCATTCAGCTGTTTGGCTGCCATCTTAATTACGAATCCCTCACTATCGACCAAATTTTACAGCGCGTGCAAGATCACCTCGATAAAGATCCTCGCACGGGCGAAAACGATTGGCTAAAAGTCACTGCCTGGTTACGCCAAGGCATGTTGCCAGCCGGTATTGACATGTACCGTGAAGATATGGACAAGCTCAATACTAAGCGCCCAGTCGTCCTGTTTTCTAATGACTGCCATACCTTATTAGCCAATAGCCGCGCCCTCGAATTATTCAGGATCACCAAAGAAACCCCTGAGCCATCCGATGGCAAAATTGGTAAATATAAAAATGGCGAACTCAACGGAATTTTAGAGGATGCGCCTGCCATGCGTGCCGCAGATAGCATTCCGTCTATCCGTGATGAGCAAGCAGTTGAAGTGGCTGAGTTAGTGCAAAAAGTGCTGAATCAGCAAGGCGTCACGATGGTGATGGATGCCCGCGTTTCTGAACAGCAATTAGAGGCGTTCCACCAACTTCAACAACGTGGCGAACTCACTTTACGCTTCCAAGCTGCACGAGAAATCACACCGGATAACACGCCAAATGTTGCCGCGGTCGCCGCTGCCGTCGATAACGCCGTAGCATTTGCTAAAAAATGGCATCAAGCTGATTGGACTCCAACACCGGGTATCGGTCTGCGTAATATCAAAATGTTCGTGGATGGCGTGTTGCAATATCCAACTATGACCGCCTCATTATTACAGCCATATCGTGTGAATAAAGGTACTGATTCAGCGCCAAATTGGGTCGAAACCAATAACTACGGCGACCTCTATTTCACGGCTGAAATTCTGGATGAGCTGCTCGAAAAAATCGCAGCAGCCGGTTACGATCCTCACTTGCATACCGTCGGTGAAGGTGCCGTCTCTATCGTGCTGGATGCCATTGAGAAAATGCGTGCGGCTCACCCAGAGAAAGATATCCGCCCAGGCCTTGCCCATAATGAACTGGTTGATGCCAAAGATTATGCCCGCTTTGCGCGCCTGAAAACCATTGCATGCTTATCATTCCAGTGGGCAGCACCAACGCCTGAACTGGCTGCTTTCGAGAAAAATATGCTGGGTGAAACCCGTTTCCAACAGCTCGAACCTATCGCTAAGTTTATTGATGCGGGTGCAGTCGTTGCCTTTGGTAGCGACTGGCCAATCGATGATTTTGACGAATGGTATGATTTGAAAGTCGCCGCAACTCGCCGTGGTCGTGATATTGATGGCCAGCCAGCCCCAAGACTGGATAACGACCGTGATATGACCGTGATCGAGGTTTTACGTTCAGCAACTATTGATTCTGCTTATGCTCAGCATCGTGAAGACGTTTTAGGATCGCTTGAGGCGGGTAAATTCGCAGATATGATCGTACTGGACCGCAATGTATTTACCATCCCTGCGGATGATATTGAAAATGTGAAAGTGCTGCGCACCATTGTGGGCGGAAAAACAGTTCATATCGCTTCGTAGTTTTTTTAATGCGTTAAAATAGTAAAAAGAGCCCCAATTATATTGGGGCTCTTTAGTTTGGGTGCTTAATATCCCAACCGGTAATAAGAAAGAAGAAAGAGTGGGGAATTAATTGTTATTAAACTGAATTAATTCAAATTAACTTCCCCACTCGATGATTAATTGATTTCGTAATCCAATTTCACCTGAACGACTGTATTATCATTATCAATATTCAAATAGCTTAATCTATCCTTTATTAAAAATGAGCAACCCAGTATTGTTACGCAAATAGAAACTACAGCTATCATTGCGTACTTTGTCATTTCTCCTTGACCTCTCTTTTATTAAGAGGCACACTCCCGATTGTGTGGTTGGGAGTGTAGCCTCGTTGGTGAATATCACTAACGGGGCTTTTTCTTTCCCAGACCAAAAATAAATGCTTGAACTGAGTAAGATCAAGCACCCAGCAAGAGAGTAGCAAAGTTAAAATAGCGAAAATATACCTGTTTACGCTTATCTTAATGAAATATTTTTATAATATTCAAATCTAGAATTAAATATAAATTTGAGTTTTTCATTATTATTTATCATGAAAACTATTAGTTTATAAAATAATTAATTACTCATTTATTAATCACTTTAGGATAAAGATTAATTTTACACTTTTTTTCTTTTCTCTCTTGCAAATGAAAAAAGTTCCCGTTAATATCCGCCGCGTTTTCATTCATTCAATTCACTGCGAGGAGGTTCATCATGACAACAATTAATCAAACTCTTTGCGGGCAGCCTCAGAAATAGTCTTAGACGTTATAAATCGTTTTAAACGTTAGTTCAGCTATCTTCTCAAAACTTGCCTGCTAATCACCTTATTTTTCACATTAAAAATGAGTTAATAGCTTATGGGCAATACCCTTCATTCTGTCGGTGAACACGTTAGTTATATCGCGACAGAATCTACATGGATTGAAAGTAAAGCAATCCAACAATTACAAACAACCGCTAATTTACCCAACATGGTTTCTGTGGTCGGCATGCCTGACTTACACCCAGGACGTGGCTATCCAATTGGCGCAGCATTTTTCTCGGTTAAACGCTTCTATCCGGCGTTAGTCGGTAATGATATTGGCTGTGGCATGAGCCTGTTCCAAACCGATATCAAGCGTGCCAAAGTTAACTTGGATAAGCTGGAAAAACAGCTATCTGAAATGACGGATCATGCGCCATTAGAGTGGTTAGATGAGCACGTTCCTGAATCCATGAAATCCCATGATTTTATGGCATCACTCAGCTCCATCGGTGGTGGTAACCATTTCGCGGAGTTTCAATCCGTCGATAAAATCATAAACCAAGAACTGTTTGAGCAAAGCGGCCTTGATAAACAAAAATTACTGTTGCTCGTGCACAGTGGCTCGCGTGGTTTGGGGCAATCTATTCTACGCCAGCATATTGAGCAACATAGCCATAATGGGCTGGATGAACAATCTGAAGAGGCGGAAACTTACCTCAACGCACACCAAGACGCCCTACAGTTCGCACAAATCAACCGCCAATTGATTGGGCTGCGCATGATGCAGCAAGTTAAAGCCTCTGGAGAGCAACGTTTCAGCCTCAACCATAATCTTGTTGAGCCATGCCGTATCAGCGGCATTGACGGCTGGTTACACCGTAAAGGAGCCACCCCCTCTGATAGAGGTTTTGTGGTTATCCCCGGCTCTCGCGGCGATTACAGCTATTTAGTCGCGCCGACTGCCAATGATTTGAGCTTAAATTCCCTTGCCCATGGCGCAGGGCGAAAATGGATGCGAACGGAATGCAAAGGTCGTTTATCACATAAATATACGCCATTGCAGCTATCCCGAACCACTTTAGGCAGCCGCGTTATTTGTGCAAACAAACAATTGATTTATGAAGAAGCGCCGCAATCCTATAAATCCATTGAGACCGTTATCGAAAGCATGGTAAACGTCGGCATCATTCAGGTTATTGCCCGTTTAGCGCCGGTGATCACTTATAAAACGAGCGGAGATTGTTAATGACATTATTACAATTTTCTTCAGCTCAAGGCCCTGATGAGTGCTGTATCGCCGTGGAAAAAGCGTTTTCCTGCTTTTTAAAAGAGGCGACTTTGTTAGATGTTCAGGTTGATGTGTTGGAATCTTTTCCCTCAAAACAGGGGCTAAAGTCAGTGCTAGTCTCCTTAGAGGGGAAACAGAGCGACCAATTGGTCAACGCATGGAGTGGAACCGTTCAATGGCAATGTCAAAGCCCACTGAGACCACGTCATAAACGTAAAAATTGGTTTATTAGCGTGATAGCATTTTCGCCTATCCACCCCTTAGAAGAGAGTGAAATCGAATATGAATTTACAAAATCTCAAGGGGCTGGTGGTCAGCATGTGAATAAAACCTGTTCCGCAGTACGTGCTAAACATATTGCAACGGGGATTAGTGTGAAAGTCCAATCAGAACGTAGCCAGCATGCGAATAAGAAGCTGGCAAAAGAGCTAATTCATTGGAAACTCAGTGAATTTCAATCTCAGCAACTGAGCACTCTAGATAAGCAGCGCCACCTTTCTCATTACCAAATTGAGCGAGGAAATGCCGCATTAGTTTTTGCTGGAAAAGAGTTTAAGCGGGTTAACTAAGTTATGGGAAGCCACAGTAAATCTGTGGCTTCCCAATTTACGCCCTAGTAGCAATACTGAGTACCAAGATAAATTTCACAATAAGTAGCATTCGTTTCAAATGCCTTTAGCATTTGGTTATCCATCGAGCTACTCTCTACCGACTCAAGTTGTGCCATTTGTTCAATCATCATCGATGCATTTTCATAGCCATTAAAACAGTCCGAAATTCGCGGCCCATTCATTTTCATTAATGTATCATTTGCAACCTCACTGAATTGAAGATATTGACCATTTAAATCATAAAACTTCTCATCCATTTCCAATTTATTATTATAAAGTGACCATACTGCTTGCTGAATTAACGGCGTTGACGATAGATTTTTTTTAGGGAAAATAGCCGATTTTTGAGGTAGTGAATCTATAATGGATTGTAATTCATTAATAAAATCCACTGCATTTTCTAAATTATCGCTATATTCTAAATCATTCATGTAGTTATCAATTTTTGTTATTGCAGCTTCATAGCTGGAATATCTTTTTTGGTTAATTCTAATATCTCTTTCCGCTTGTGAAATATATCTGTCTGTAGGCTTTTTATCTTTCGTTAAAATTGAACCATCTCTACCAGTGAGCTCTTTTAAATCACTCAAATATTTTTTATGGTTCCCTTCATGTTTTTTAAAAGATTCTTTGTACTCTTCAAAGTTTGATTTAAATTGGTTAAATGCATTTTTTAAATTAATCATATAATTCATCCTTTATTTATATTTAAATTAATAAAAATTCATTATCTTTATGCCAACCAAGATAATAGATTTAAAATAAAGGCAGGTAGTTTAAAAAACAAAATTATTATTTATATATAAGTTGTAGTTTTATTACTATGGTAATTAGTTTACAGCCCACCCCTTTGCAGAGGCGGCATAGACGAGAAAGGGCTACAGTATTTTTTCAGTCAGGAACCAACCGGCAATACTTTCACGCTTTTTTTGGGTAGGTAAAACTTCATGGGGAAAATCTTCAGACATAAAAAATACCATGCGCCCTGCTAGCGGATCTAAGGTGAATAGCTCACTATCCTGCAAGTCATACATCACAATTTCGCCACCATCCCCCTGTTTCCATGATTCATTCATATATAGCACTGTGGTGATTTTACGGCGTCCTTGTCCACGGAAATTATCGACATGCTTTTTGTAGAATCCACCATTAGGATAACGGCAAAAATGGGTTTCAAAATCCCGTAATCCAAGAAATAACTGGCCGTTAAGCGCCTGACGTAAGTTCTCCATTTTATCTAAGTAATGTACGACTGGCTCTCCCATTTCAGGTTCAAGCCACACCGTTTGGTCACCGCGGATAGTTTTATTGCCTTGCAACGTGTCTTGATGACCAATACGTGCATCTTGCAGCGTATCGGGGATACAACGTTTAATAGCCTGAATATCTGACAGGTTCAGAAAATCGTCCCACACATACCAACCCTGAGTGGAAAGTGAATCAATAAGTTTATTGATAGACATGATGAATCTATAGATGGTGATTAGGTAAGATTTTATACTTGATTAGCGGAAAAAATTAAAATAAAAAACGTAAATCTTAATGATTCAATTGGCAAATCAAAGGTAAATATCTCCCTATCAAAGAATCGTCATTCTCGATTGAAAATGGCGCTTAAAAATATTTAAGCGCCAAACAAGACTAAAATTAAGGTGTTATACTTAACTTAGACACGTATATGCATCAGGACAAACACTTAATGTTGGTGCAAGCATACCAAGTGAGCCGCCATTCATGTCTCTCGTAATCGCACTCTCTTTATTCACTGGCATGAAACTCGCTAATTGCTCGCTAATTATATTAACCCCAGATGATTCATTGTACTGATGAACACTCTTCGCATAATCTTGTTGTATGTATTGCTCATCTCTCTGTAGCACTAAAATTTCTCTTTGTGCATCAATCGATGTTCTATCAATATCTTGCATAACGGTTAAGAATGCTGAATTTTCTTGATTAAAATCGCTGACAGATTTTGCAATTATATCTTTCACTTCAGGACTTAATGAATTAATTATTTTATAACTGACATTTTTTTCAGAATATGTTTCAAAATCAAAGAACGCTAAATTTTCTATTTCTTGATAAATACTTTTTATTTCAGAATCTATTGCAGACAAATTCAGCTCATCCGTCACGCGATATTGGTTATCATTAATTTCATTAAATGCTTGATTTATTTTTAATAGACCATTATTGGATGATTCGATAGCTAACTTTTGTTTTGCTATTTTATTATCCATTGATAATTCAATCTTATTTAAAACACCTTTAACATATTTTTTTAATCTATCAGGAACATTATTCATAATTTCCTGATACTTCCCTCTGAATGTATCACGGGCTTTCTCACTACGTATTAGAATATCATTACTTTGCTTTATATTTTCATTCAAGCTATCAATATTAATAAAAGCCTTACTTAATAAATTTAATTCCATATCACTATCCATATCTTAATCCTTTAATTTTCATCAAAACGAAAAATGAATAAAAATATTAAATTAGGTGAAAATAAAAAACAAATATTTAAATTATATATTTATTATATAAAGATAAAGGATAATTATTTTATATAATATAATATTTTTTGGATTTATTTTGGGTTAGCACCGCGATTCTTTGCGGTGCTATATTTAAATTAGGTCTATAGCATTTCTAACCGAGCATAAGACGCCACCAGCCACTTAATCCCTTGCCCTTGGAACGCAATTTGTAGTCGGCAATGCTCACCGCTACCTTCAAGATTAATAATGGTACCTTCACCAAATTTAGGGTGCATCACTCGCTGCCCTAATGCGTAGCCAGAATCATTTTGGCTAATCGGTGTGCCAAGACGCTGATGGCTGACAGGGCGTGAAACAGTGGCTCTTAATCGAACTTCCTCCACACACTCCGTCGGTAGCTCGCCAATAAAGCGTGAAGGACGATGGTAAACTTCCTTACCATATAAGCGACGGCTTTCTGCATAAGTGATTGTCAATTTCACCATCGCGCGGGTAATACCCACATAGGCAAGGCGGCGCTCTTCTTCTAAGCGCCCACTTTCATCCATCGACATTTGGCTTGGGAACATACCTTCTTCCACGCCCACCATAAATACGACAGGGAATTCCAGTCCTTTTGCTGAGTGCAGCGTCATCAATTGCACTGCATCTTGGCTGGCATCCGCTTGGCTTTCACCCGACTCCAACGCCGCATGCGATAAAAATGCCTGCAACGGCATTAAATCTTGGTCTTCATCTTGATAGCTAAAATCGCGGGTTGCGTTGACTAACTCTTCCAAGTTTTCAATTCGCGCTTGAGCTTTTTCGCCTTTTTCCTGCTCATACATCGCTCGCAAACCGGAGTCCTTGATCACCCGATCAGCCTGTACATGCAGTGGCATCTCTTGAGTCTCTTTCGCTAATGCTTCGATTAACTCTAGGAAACGCTCGATAGAGCTTGCCGCCCGACCGCCCAAGACTTGTTCGCGAAGTAAGTACTCACAACTTTCCCATAATGTCAGTTGCTGATCTCGAGCGGTTTGGCGAACGGTATCCAGCGTACGCTCACCAATGCCGCGTGTTGGTGTGTTTACCACACGCTCAAAAGAAGCGTCGTCGTTACGGTTAGCAATTAATCGGAGGTAGGATAATGCATCTTTGATCTCTTGGCGTTCAAAGAAGCGCTGACCACCATAAATACGGTATGCCATCGCGCCTTGAATTAACGCTTCTTCCATCACACGAGATTGAGCGTTACTGCGGTAAAGGATGGCGCAATCTTGCAGCGCACCGCCATTTTCATGCCACTGTTTAATTCGTCCAACCACATAGCGAGCTTCATCAAGCTCATTGAAGGCGCAGTAAAGGGAAATAGGCTCACCATCACCGCCTTCTGTCCATAAATTCTTACCGAGACGGTCGCTGTTATTGGCGATCAGGGTATTTGCTGCTTTCAAAATATTATTGGTAGAGCGGTAGTTTTGCTCAAGACGGATAGTTTCTGCGCCAGGAAAGTCATTCAAGAAACGCTGAATATTTTCAACTTGAGCGCCACGCCAACCATAGATTGACTGGTCATCATCACCCACGATCATCACTTTGCCAGTGTCACCCGCTAACACGCGGATCCACGCATATTGAATGCTGTTGGTATCTTGGAACTCATCCACCAAAATATTGGTAAAACGCTCGCGATAATGTTGAAGAACATGAGGCTTATTCAGCCATAATTCATGAGCGCGTAGCAGTAATTCGGCAAAATCCACCAGCCCTGCACGATCACAGGCTTCTTGATAGGCTTGATACACCTTCAGCCATGTCGCTTCGACTGGATTACCATAACTTTCAACATGCTGGGGACGTAGCCCTTCATCTTTTTTGCCGTTGATGTACCACATTCCCTGACGAGGCGGCCACTGCTTCTCATCAAGATTCATGGCTTTAAGCAGACGACGAATCAAACGGTATTGATCATCACTGTCTAGAATTTGGAAATCTTGCGGCAGATTCGCATCCAAGTAATGCTGGCGAAGTAAACGGTGCGCGAGACCGTGGAAAGTACCGATCCACATACCGCCTTCGCTAGTACCCACCAGCTGATTGATACGATGACGCATTTCTGCGGCAGCTTTGTTGGTAAACGTCACGGCCATAATCGAAAATGGGGAGGCATTCTCCACCGACATAAGCCACGCAATGCGATGAACCAACACGCGTGTTTTACCGCTACCCGCCCCTGCGAGCACCAGTAAATTAGTACGCGGGGCGGCAACCGCTTCGCGCTGTTTGTCATTAAGACCTTCGAGCAGATATGAGACGTCCATAGTTACCATCAAAGCAAGACAGTGGCTATCACCACTGTGAGGTTACTGACAAAGAGGGAGAAAAGCGTGGTTTTTCCCTCTTTGTATTATCAGACGAAAATCAATAACTTGATTTTCCTCGTTTATTTTCATAAACCCAAACAACCATTTCAAACCTGATTGGTTTCGAAATGGTTTAACAGTGGCTATCACCACTGTGTTTTTATACAGAGAAAGGATTATACCAATGACAAGAGAGAATCCAACCGACAAATTTCCACATGAGGCAATATACGCCCCTCTTTCTCATCCATTAACGTCATATGATCTACGTTGAACCAGCAGGCTTGCATACCGCTATTAATCGCCCCTTCGACGTCTGTCAGCAGATTATCCCCAACATGTAAAATAGCGCCCGGCTCGATATTCAAACGCGTAGAGGCAAGGTGATACATATCACAGCATGGTTTAGAACGCCCATCCGGCCCAGCTTTTAATACGAATTGAAAATATTGCCCCAGCCCACATGCTTGCGGTTCTGCGTTACCATTCGTAATCGCCACCAGCGGTAATTTTTCGGCTAACTTTGCTAGCGTTTCATGCGTAGATTGCGGAATGTGAATTTGATTACGCCAGTAGGTAAAGTGCGCCATAATATCGTCCGCACCTTTGAGAGCATCCTCTTTACTGTAACCATAGTGGCACAGCATCATTTTCGACGATAACCAGCGCCAGCGGGTAATATCATGGCGAATATTCGGTTCTTGTTCTTCCACAAGATAGCGAAACGCATAAATGTCATCATTCGTAAAATGATGAAAACGCGGGTCATATTCACGAATAAATCGTAAAACTTCTTCTTCCGTTTTATCAATCACGGGATGGTTGTCGTACAACGTATCATCCAAATCAAACGTCATCGCTTTAATGGGTGATAACGGACGGTAAAAGTGCATTAAGATTTCTCCCTCTTCGCTCGCGGATGTGCCACATCATAAACATTAGCGAGATGTTGGAAATCAAGATGGGTATAGATTTGGGTGGTAGAGAGATTAGCATGACCTAATAACTCTTGTACCCCACGTAAATTACCACTTGATTCGAGAATATGAGTTGCAAAAGAGTGACGTAATTTATGGGGATTGATATGGCTATTCACCGATTGTTTGATACCCCACTGCTCAAACCGCTTTTGCACGTTGCGATTCGAAATACGCTTACCACTTTTTGTGGAAATAAATACCGCGCCATCGACAGGCTCGTACAATTCGCGCATTTCAAGCCAGCGTTTTAGCCAGCTCACGGCCGTTTTTCCTAGGGGGATTTTGCGTTCTTTGCTGCCCTTCCCCATCACCCAAACCTCCCCTAAATTGAGGTCAAGGTGCTTCACATCCAAACCGACCAGTTCAGAGAGACGTAATCCCGCGCCATACATCACTTCCAGCATGGTTCTGTCTCGCACCACGAGCGGGTCGCCACTGTCCATATTCAACAGTTGGGAAACTTCGTCCACATCCATATTTTTAGGCAGGCGTTTTTTGGCTTTAGGGGCATGAATGGTTTTAACTGGGTTTGCTGGTAGTTCACCTTGCTGCACCATCCAATCACAGAAACTACGCAGCGCGGAAAGCCTTAATGCCATGCTCGCTGCTTGCAAGCCTGTTCGGCGGCTCTTCGCAGCAATGTTGCGCCCCACCGTCATATCCAATTGCTGCCATTGGCTCACTTTCAGTTCACCTAAAATTTGGCAAATAGCACCTAATTGGCGGCGATAATTCGTTATCGTGACTGGACTTAACCGGCGTTCAACACGGAGGTAACGCAAGAAGGCTTCCACTTGAATCATCAGCCCTTCTGGCTGAATGTCTACAGGCGTTCTATCCATTGACATAATAACCTCGGTAGAATTTGAGCCACTTTTTCCAGCATCACCGTGCCCATACCCTGTTGATAATGTTCACGATCACGGCTGGTAAATATCACCATGCCAGATTCCCCATGATGCCCAAACAGCGAAATCGCTACTGAGCCCACATTTTGGGCATCAGGAAGTAAAAGCTGGAGCTCTGGCCCATTTAACCGCCCAAGATAATTGAGGTTATCCCCAAAACGCTGAATACGTACTGGGTCAAAAACGCGGCGTGGGAGCACCAATTCGTAGGCATCCAATGGCGCAGATAATCGCCAGCTGTCACTAAACAGGCGTACAGAAGCCCCCGATAGCCCGAGCTTTTTAGCCCAGCGATTCAACACAAACAGCATCTCCCGCAAACTATTTGCGGAAGACATTTCAATGACGAGATAAAGAAGCTCATCGAACAGCTGCCCATTTTCGTGAGCTTGTTCCACCATAAAGCGGATGTCCTGTTCGAGATTTTTGATTTTTTGGCGTTGACGGCTCATTACCAATTCAGGAAGCGAGATAGCCTCCTGAACGGCATGAGGAACCTTGATATGTTCAGCAAGAGACACATTGCGAATAAAGAAATAAGGGTTCTGTTTTAAATATTGCACCACATCTTGCTCATCAATTAACTGAGCAATCTCTGGCACTTGTTCACGCTTATCCATTATTCCCCTCTTTCCACTCAATCAAGATTAAATTTGGATCACTCCATCATAAACATGGGTCGCAGGACCTGTCATATACAGCGGTGATCCTGGGCCTTCCCAACTAATATCGAGGGAACCGCCCGGTAAATCAACACGAACACGGCTAGCTAATAAGCCCTGACCTACGCCCACGGCAACTGCGGCGCATGCACCACTTCCGCACGCTTGGGTTTCCCCCGCACCACGTTCATAAACACGTAAGCGAATATAGTCTGCGCTGACAATTTCCATAAAACCGATGTTGGCACGTTCAGGGAAGCGTTCGTGGCTTTCTAATGCAGGGCCCAACACTTCTACCTCTGCGGTTTGGACACTGTCCACTTGTACCACACAGTGCGGGTTACCCATGGAGACAACCCCCGCAAACACTGTACGTTCTTGAGCCCGAATAATATAGGTCTTTTCCGCTTTGACGGCACGAAACGGGACGTTTTGCGGTTCAAAATCAGGCTCGCCCATATTCACACAAACATCATCATTTTCATTAATTGTGAGAGTCATACGCCCAGACTGGGTGCTCACTTTAATTTTTTGTTTGTTTGTCAGACCTTTTAAACGGACAAAACGTGCAAAACAGCGCGCTCCGTTGCCACATTGTGCAACTTCACTGCCATCTGCGTTAAAAATACGGTAATGGAAATCGAGATCAGGATCATAAGGGGCTTCAACCAGTAAAAGTTGGTCAAAACCGACGCCAGTATGCCTATCCGCTAGGCGACAAATCAGTTCAGGTGAAAAATAAACGTTCTGAGTGACGCCATCCACCACCATAAAATCATTGCCTAAACCATGCATTTTTGAGAACTGCAATTCACGTTCCATAACAGAGGCTTACTGTTTGGTCGCAGCAGGCTCTTGGTTCGAGCTGCTTGGAGCTTTAGATTGCACGTCAGATTTAGCAGGCACCGCTGCATTGTCTTCAGGCGGAAAATACAACGGCCCTTTTAAGCCACAGCCAGAAAGGGTGAATAAAACGAGAAGTGCGCTAAGTCCAAATAAACTTTTTTTCATTATGATGTTTCGCCTGTAAGACTAAATTTTGCAATCTGATATTTCACACAGTAACAGGAGTCGCTTTTCAAATCACGCCTGTTTATCAAACATATTAATATTATATACGTTAAATAATTCAAATGGCATCTCACAAGTAAGATGTACGCCGTTTGACCCCTGAACACATTCAACCCTATAATTTCGCCTAAATAAAAGTATAAACAGGAAATACATCATGAACGATAGCGAATTTCATCAGTTAGCTGAGCAATTGCTCAGCTCGATTGAAGAGCATTTAGATAATTACGATGGCGATGCGGATATTGATAGTGAAATTA
The Providencia alcalifaciens DNA segment above includes these coding regions:
- a CDS encoding amidohydrolase, giving the protein MNNKIADVIYFNGYIYTADSQNSVVDAIALKEGYILATGTSDELHQYVGPETESIDLEGRMMMPGIIDGHMHPFWGGIQLFGCHLNYESLTIDQILQRVQDHLDKDPRTGENDWLKVTAWLRQGMLPAGIDMYREDMDKLNTKRPVVLFSNDCHTLLANSRALELFRITKETPEPSDGKIGKYKNGELNGILEDAPAMRAADSIPSIRDEQAVEVAELVQKVLNQQGVTMVMDARVSEQQLEAFHQLQQRGELTLRFQAAREITPDNTPNVAAVAAAVDNAVAFAKKWHQADWTPTPGIGLRNIKMFVDGVLQYPTMTASLLQPYRVNKGTDSAPNWVETNNYGDLYFTAEILDELLEKIAAAGYDPHLHTVGEGAVSIVLDAIEKMRAAHPEKDIRPGLAHNELVDAKDYARFARLKTIACLSFQWAAPTPELAAFEKNMLGETRFQQLEPIAKFIDAGAVVAFGSDWPIDDFDEWYDLKVAATRRGRDIDGQPAPRLDNDRDMTVIEVLRSATIDSAYAQHREDVLGSLEAGKFADMIVLDRNVFTIPADDIENVKVLRTIVGGKTVHIAS
- the prfH gene encoding peptide chain release factor H, producing MTLLQFSSAQGPDECCIAVEKAFSCFLKEATLLDVQVDVLESFPSKQGLKSVLVSLEGKQSDQLVNAWSGTVQWQCQSPLRPRHKRKNWFISVIAFSPIHPLEESEIEYEFTKSQGAGGQHVNKTCSAVRAKHIATGISVKVQSERSQHANKKLAKELIHWKLSEFQSQQLSTLDKQRHLSHYQIERGNAALVFAGKEFKRVN
- the yigB gene encoding 5-amino-6-(5-phospho-D-ribitylamino)uracil phosphatase YigB, yielding MHFYRPLSPIKAMTFDLDDTLYDNHPVIDKTEEEVLRFIREYDPRFHHFTNDDIYAFRYLVEEQEPNIRHDITRWRWLSSKMMLCHYGYSKEDALKGADDIMAHFTYWRNQIHIPQSTHETLAKLAEKLPLVAITNGNAEPQACGLGQYFQFVLKAGPDGRSKPCCDMYHLASTRLNIEPGAILHVGDNLLTDVEGAINSGMQACWFNVDHMTLMDEKEGRILPHVEICRLDSLLSLV
- the uvrD gene encoding DNA helicase II, with protein sequence MDVSYLLEGLNDKQREAVAAPRTNLLVLAGAGSGKTRVLVHRIAWLMSVENASPFSIMAVTFTNKAAAEMRHRINQLVGTSEGGMWIGTFHGLAHRLLRQHYLDANLPQDFQILDSDDQYRLIRRLLKAMNLDEKQWPPRQGMWYINGKKDEGLRPQHVESYGNPVEATWLKVYQAYQEACDRAGLVDFAELLLRAHELWLNKPHVLQHYRERFTNILVDEFQDTNSIQYAWIRVLAGDTGKVMIVGDDDQSIYGWRGAQVENIQRFLNDFPGAETIRLEQNYRSTNNILKAANTLIANNSDRLGKNLWTEGGDGEPISLYCAFNELDEARYVVGRIKQWHENGGALQDCAILYRSNAQSRVMEEALIQGAMAYRIYGGQRFFERQEIKDALSYLRLIANRNDDASFERVVNTPTRGIGERTLDTVRQTARDQQLTLWESCEYLLREQVLGGRAASSIERFLELIEALAKETQEMPLHVQADRVIKDSGLRAMYEQEKGEKAQARIENLEELVNATRDFSYQDEDQDLMPLQAFLSHAALESGESQADASQDAVQLMTLHSAKGLEFPVVFMVGVEEGMFPSQMSMDESGRLEEERRLAYVGITRAMVKLTITYAESRRLYGKEVYHRPSRFIGELPTECVEEVRLRATVSRPVSHQRLGTPISQNDSGYALGQRVMHPKFGEGTIINLEGSGEHCRLQIAFQGQGIKWLVASYARLEML
- a CDS encoding RNA ligase RtcB family protein, which codes for MGNTLHSVGEHVSYIATESTWIESKAIQQLQTTANLPNMVSVVGMPDLHPGRGYPIGAAFFSVKRFYPALVGNDIGCGMSLFQTDIKRAKVNLDKLEKQLSEMTDHAPLEWLDEHVPESMKSHDFMASLSSIGGGNHFAEFQSVDKIINQELFEQSGLDKQKLLLLVHSGSRGLGQSILRQHIEQHSHNGLDEQSEEAETYLNAHQDALQFAQINRQLIGLRMMQQVKASGEQRFSLNHNLVEPCRISGIDGWLHRKGATPSDRGFVVIPGSRGDYSYLVAPTANDLSLNSLAHGAGRKWMRTECKGRLSHKYTPLQLSRTTLGSRVICANKQLIYEEAPQSYKSIETVIESMVNVGIIQVIARLAPVITYKTSGDC
- a CDS encoding 2OG-Fe(II) oxygenase, whose product is MSINKLIDSLSTQGWYVWDDFLNLSDIQAIKRCIPDTLQDARIGHQDTLQGNKTIRGDQTVWLEPEMGEPVVHYLDKMENLRQALNGQLFLGLRDFETHFCRYPNGGFYKKHVDNFRGQGRRKITTVLYMNESWKQGDGGEIVMYDLQDSELFTLDPLAGRMVFFMSEDFPHEVLPTQKKRESIAGWFLTEKIL